From Calditrichia bacterium, the proteins below share one genomic window:
- a CDS encoding ketoacyl-ACP synthase III has product MRNAAILSCGMYVPEQRLPNAYFDKLLGEDVSTWLEENLTIRQRFWSAENESTADLCENAARKALAAAGISAEQLDLLIIATDTPEYISPSTAAVVQDRLGAKNAGTFDLNSACAGFVTALDIAAKYIIADDKYNHVLVIGGYAMSKYLDLTDKKTVTIFADGAGAFLLGATENPERGFLTSDLKSKGQYHDWMGVYGGGTKFPLTADRLAHKDHLLKFVKKFPKELNPEMWSTMIRDMATRLHISPANVDHFFITQININSIFETLDLLDIPRERAHTVMDRYGYTGSACIPMAFCDAIESGKIKRGDLLFFVGSGGGLAFASAAFRY; this is encoded by the coding sequence ATGCGAAACGCAGCTATTCTATCATGCGGGATGTACGTGCCCGAACAGCGACTGCCAAATGCGTATTTTGATAAATTACTCGGTGAAGACGTAAGTACCTGGCTGGAAGAGAACCTGACCATCCGGCAGCGGTTTTGGTCGGCGGAAAACGAATCGACCGCCGATTTGTGCGAAAATGCCGCACGAAAAGCGCTGGCAGCCGCCGGAATTTCCGCAGAACAGTTGGATCTGCTGATCATCGCGACGGACACACCGGAGTATATTTCGCCATCGACAGCAGCCGTTGTGCAGGACCGGTTGGGCGCAAAAAATGCCGGTACATTCGACCTCAATTCTGCATGCGCGGGATTCGTCACGGCGCTGGATATCGCCGCAAAATACATTATTGCAGATGATAAATACAATCACGTGCTGGTCATCGGCGGTTACGCCATGAGCAAATACCTCGATCTGACAGATAAAAAAACCGTCACCATTTTTGCAGATGGCGCGGGTGCATTCCTGCTCGGCGCAACTGAAAATCCCGAACGCGGGTTTTTGACATCCGATCTGAAATCAAAAGGCCAATATCACGACTGGATGGGCGTTTACGGTGGCGGCACAAAATTCCCGCTCACCGCTGACCGGTTGGCGCACAAAGATCACCTGCTCAAATTCGTCAAAAAATTTCCCAAAGAATTGAACCCGGAAATGTGGAGCACGATGATCCGCGATATGGCAACGCGGCTGCACATTTCACCGGCAAATGTGGATCATTTTTTTATCACCCAAATCAACATCAACAGCATTTTCGAAACGCTGGATTTGCTGGATATTCCCCGTGAACGGGCGCACACGGTAATGGATCGCTACGGCTACACCGGCTCCGCCTGCATCCCGATGGCGTTTTGCGATGCGATAGAATCCGGCAAAATTAAACGCGGCGATCTGCTGTTTTTTGTCGGTTCCGGCGGCGGTTTGGCGTTTGCCAGCGCAGCGTTCCGGTATTAA
- the fabG gene encoding 3-oxoacyl-ACP reductase FabG, whose amino-acid sequence MKRLAGKVAVITGGAQGIGYTTAQTFAREGATVVVWDVNSDSGEKMVKSFAETGYTVEFRKVNVTDFDDVAGAAKAVHDAHGTIDILVNNAGITRDARLVKMTPEEWKQVIDVNLTGVFNCTKAVSEYMIANGSGRILNASSVVGLYGNFGQSNYVATKSGVIGMTKVWSRELGPKGITVNAVAPGFIATEMVKTIPEKVISMIEEKTPLRRMGKPEDIANAYLFLASDEAGFINGATLSVDGGITL is encoded by the coding sequence ATGAAAAGGCTTGCGGGAAAAGTTGCCGTTATTACCGGCGGTGCGCAGGGCATCGGTTACACAACTGCGCAAACATTCGCACGCGAAGGCGCAACGGTAGTTGTTTGGGATGTAAACAGCGACAGCGGCGAAAAAATGGTGAAATCATTTGCTGAAACTGGATACACTGTTGAATTCCGCAAAGTAAATGTGACCGATTTTGACGATGTGGCGGGCGCAGCAAAAGCGGTGCATGATGCGCACGGCACCATCGATATTTTGGTAAATAACGCCGGCATCACCCGCGATGCACGACTGGTAAAAATGACGCCCGAGGAGTGGAAACAGGTGATCGATGTGAACCTCACCGGGGTGTTCAATTGCACCAAAGCGGTATCGGAATACATGATCGCAAACGGCAGCGGACGGATTCTCAACGCATCATCCGTGGTTGGGCTTTATGGCAATTTCGGGCAAAGTAATTATGTTGCCACCAAATCCGGCGTCATCGGGATGACCAAAGTTTGGTCGCGGGAACTCGGTCCCAAAGGGATTACCGTGAACGCGGTTGCGCCGGGATTTATCGCCACGGAAATGGTCAAAACCATCCCGGAAAAAGTGATCAGCATGATTGAGGAAAAAACCCCGCTGCGGCGAATGGGCAAACCGGAAGATATCGCCAATGCCTATCTGTTCCTCGCCAGCGACGAAGCCGGTTTTATCAACGGCGCAACGCTGAGCGTGGATGGCGGAATCACATTGTAA
- a CDS encoding MarR family transcriptional regulator, whose product MSTPEKVKEEMLQDFAEAYRSFGLSKLMGRVVALLIYSHQPLSLDDIAQNLEMSKGPISQITRRLSDRNLIRKIWVPGDRKDYYEMTAELFENAFKNNFSLIQNNTKIARQLREKVEQTNDESLNVLKNRLVEMENFYQLMEKHFQNFLDEWVEKRSEIYQNQ is encoded by the coding sequence ATGAGTACTCCAGAAAAAGTTAAAGAAGAAATGTTGCAGGATTTTGCGGAAGCCTATCGTTCTTTCGGGTTAAGCAAATTGATGGGCAGAGTGGTTGCCCTGCTGATTTATTCGCACCAACCGTTGTCGCTGGACGATATTGCACAAAATCTTGAAATGAGCAAAGGCCCCATCAGCCAGATCACCCGCCGCCTCAGCGACAGAAACCTGATTCGCAAAATCTGGGTGCCCGGCGACCGGAAAGATTATTATGAAATGACCGCAGAGCTGTTCGAAAATGCGTTCAAAAACAATTTTTCATTGATTCAGAACAACACCAAAATTGCCCGGCAGCTTCGTGAAAAAGTCGAGCAAACCAACGATGAATCGTTGAATGTGCTGAAAAACCGGCTGGTCGAAATGGAAAATTTCTATCAATTGATGGAAAAACATTTTCAAAATTTTCTGGATGAGTGGGTCGAAAAACGCTCCGAAATCTATCAAAATCAATAG